A stretch of the Macaca mulatta isolate MMU2019108-1 chromosome 14, T2T-MMU8v2.0, whole genome shotgun sequence genome encodes the following:
- the ZNF408 gene encoding zinc finger protein 408 isoform X1, which translates to MEEAEEPLLEGKNALQLAPEPRLGLDLGWNPSGEGCTQGLKDVPPEPTRAILALKSLPRGLALGPSLAKEQRLGVWCVGEPLQPGLLWGPLEEESVSKEKGEGVKPRQEKNLSLGPWGDMCACEQSSGWTGLVQRGRLESEGNVAPVRISERLHLQVYQLVLPGFELLLWPWPSSEGPSLTHPRLDKEAAVEVVTEVGSAVQQEVASHGEDAAEPCTDPGSHSPPGIQAESMVSPGLKFPTQDQLSKDSQPLGPLLQDGNVDEEYPPQAQMPPELQSNSATQQDPDGSGASFSSARGTQLRGYLVKKLHSPNDQCPPRAKAPEPGAQQPGFPTLSRSPPGPAGSSPKQGRRYRCGECGKAFLQLCHLKKHAFVHTGHKPFLCTECGKSYSSEESFKAHVLGHRGVRPFPCPQCDKAYGTQRDLKEHQVVHSGARPFACDQCGKAFARRPSLRLHRKTHQVPTAPAPCPCPVCGRPLANQGSLRNHMRLHTGEKPFLCPHCGRAFRQRGNLRGHLRLHTGERPYRCPHCADAFPQLPELRRHLISHTGEAHLCPVCGKALRDPHTLRAHERLHSGERPFPCPQCGRAYTLATKLRRHLKSHLEDKPYRCPTCGMGYTLPQSLRRHQLSHRPEAPCSLPSVPSAASEPTMVLLQAEPQLLDTHREEEVSPARDVVEVTISESQEKCFMVPEEPGATPSLVLIHKDVGLGAWAEVVEVEMGT; encoded by the exons ATGGAGGAGGCGGAGGAGCCGCTCTTGGAGGGGAAGAACGCGCTGCAACTGG CCCCCGAGCCGCGCCTGGGCCTGGACTTAGGATGGAACCCCTCTGGAGAAGGCTGTACGCAGGGCCTCAAAGACGTCCCACCCGAGCCGACCCGAGCCATCCTCGCTTTAAAGAGCCTCCCCCGGGGCTTGGCTCTTGGCCCCTCACTCGCCAAGGAACAGCGCTTGGGGGTCTGGTGTGTCGGGGAGCCCCTACAGCCCGGCCTGCTGTGGGGGCCGCTGGAAGAGGAGTCTGTCTCCAAGGAGAAGGGCGAGGGAGTAAAGCCACGGCAGGAGAAG AACCTGTCATTAGGTCCATGGGGAGACATGTGTGCCTGTGAGCAGAGTTCTGGCTGGACTGG CTTGGTGCAGCGGGGCAGACTGGAGAGTGAGGGAAATGTGGCCCCAGTGCGGATCAGCGAGAGGCTCCATCTGCAAGTGTACCAGCTGGTGCTGCCAGGCTTTGAACTGCTGCTGTGGCCCTGGCCTTCCTCTGAGGGCCCGAGTCTCACCCATCCCAGGCTGGACAAAGAGGCAGCTGTAGAAGTGGTGACAGAAGTGGGGTCTGCTGTTCAGCAGGAAGTGGCCTCCCACGGGGAGGATGCAGCAGAACCTTGCACAG ATCCTGGTTCCCACTCACCCCCTGGCATCCAAGCAGAGAGTATGGTGAGCCCTGGACTTAAGTTCCCAACCCAGGACCAACTTTCCAAGGATAGCCAGCCACTTGGCCCATTGCTTCAGGATGGCAACGTGGATGAGGAATACCCGCCCCAGGCACAGATGCCACCTGAACTTCAGAGCAACTCGGCTACCCAGCAGGACCCAGATGGCAGTGGAGCCAGTTTCTCATCTGCCAGGGGCACCCAGCTGCGTGGCTACCTGGTCAAGAAGTTACACAGCCCCAATGATCAGTGCCCACCCAGAGCAAAGGCCCCAGAGCCTGGAGCCCAGCAGCCTGGCTTCCCTACTCTCTCACGGAGCCCTCCTGGCCCAGCAGGAAGCTCCCCAAAGCAGGGGCGACGGTACCGGTGTGGAGAGTGTGGCAAGGCATTCCTGCAGCTGTGCCACCTAAAGAAGCACGCATTCGTGCACACAGGCCACAAGCCCTTTCTTTGCACTGAGTGTGGCAAGAGCTATAGCTCAGAGGAGAGCTTCAAAGCCCATGTGCTGGGCCACCGTGGGGTGCGGCCCTTCCCCTGCCCGCAATGCGACAAGGCCTATGGCACCCAGCGAGACCTTAAAGAGCACCAGGTGGTACATTCAGGTGCCCGGCCCTTTGCTTGTGACCAGTGTGGCAAGGCCTTTGCCCGCCGGCCCTCCCTGCGGCTGCATCGCAAGACCCACCAGGTGCCAACCGCCCCTGCCCCTTGCCCATGCCCTGTGTGTGGGCGACCCCTGGCCAACCAGGGCTCCCTGCGGAACCATATGAGGCTCCACACAGGAGAAAAGCCCTTCCTGTGCCCGCACTGTGGCCGGGCGTTCCGTCAGCGGGGCAACCTGCGTGGGCATTTGCGGCTCCACACCGGAGAGCGTCCTTATCGCTGCCCGCACTGTGCCGATGCCTTCCCCCAGCTGCCTGAACTGCGGCGCCATCTCATCTCCCACACCGGGGAGGCCCACTTGTGCCCCGTGTGTGGCAAGGCCCTCCGAGACCCACACACGCTCCGAGCTCACGAGCGCCTGCACTCTGGAGAGAGGCCCTTTCCCTGTCCCCAGTGTGGCCGTGCTTACACGCTGGCCACCAAGCTGCGGCGCCACCTCAAATCTCACTTGGAGGACAAGCCCTACCGCTGCCCCACCTGTGGCATGGGCTATACCCTCCCGCAGAGCCTCAGGCGGCACCAGCTCAGTCACCGGCCCGAGGCGCCCTGCAGCCTACCCTCTGTGCCTTCTGCTGCTTCTGAGCCCACCATGGTGCTCCTGCAGGCTGAGCCACAGCTGCTGGACACACACAGAGAGGAGGAAGTCTCCCCTGCCAGGGATGTTGTTGAGGTCACCATTTCAGAGAGCCAGGAGAAGTGCTTCATGGTGCCAGAGGAGCCGGGTGCCACCCCCAGCCTGGTGCTAATCCATAAGGACGTGGGCCTTGGCGCCTGGGCagaggtggtggaggtggagatggGCACCTGA
- the ZNF408 gene encoding zinc finger protein 408 isoform X2 has product MSATLNLGPAPEPRLGLDLGWNPSGEGCTQGLKDVPPEPTRAILALKSLPRGLALGPSLAKEQRLGVWCVGEPLQPGLLWGPLEEESVSKEKGEGVKPRQEKNLSLGPWGDMCACEQSSGWTGLVQRGRLESEGNVAPVRISERLHLQVYQLVLPGFELLLWPWPSSEGPSLTHPRLDKEAAVEVVTEVGSAVQQEVASHGEDAAEPCTDPGSHSPPGIQAESMVSPGLKFPTQDQLSKDSQPLGPLLQDGNVDEEYPPQAQMPPELQSNSATQQDPDGSGASFSSARGTQLRGYLVKKLHSPNDQCPPRAKAPEPGAQQPGFPTLSRSPPGPAGSSPKQGRRYRCGECGKAFLQLCHLKKHAFVHTGHKPFLCTECGKSYSSEESFKAHVLGHRGVRPFPCPQCDKAYGTQRDLKEHQVVHSGARPFACDQCGKAFARRPSLRLHRKTHQVPTAPAPCPCPVCGRPLANQGSLRNHMRLHTGEKPFLCPHCGRAFRQRGNLRGHLRLHTGERPYRCPHCADAFPQLPELRRHLISHTGEAHLCPVCGKALRDPHTLRAHERLHSGERPFPCPQCGRAYTLATKLRRHLKSHLEDKPYRCPTCGMGYTLPQSLRRHQLSHRPEAPCSLPSVPSAASEPTMVLLQAEPQLLDTHREEEVSPARDVVEVTISESQEKCFMVPEEPGATPSLVLIHKDVGLGAWAEVVEVEMGT; this is encoded by the exons ATGTCCGCGACCCTCAACCTTGGCC CAGCCCCCGAGCCGCGCCTGGGCCTGGACTTAGGATGGAACCCCTCTGGAGAAGGCTGTACGCAGGGCCTCAAAGACGTCCCACCCGAGCCGACCCGAGCCATCCTCGCTTTAAAGAGCCTCCCCCGGGGCTTGGCTCTTGGCCCCTCACTCGCCAAGGAACAGCGCTTGGGGGTCTGGTGTGTCGGGGAGCCCCTACAGCCCGGCCTGCTGTGGGGGCCGCTGGAAGAGGAGTCTGTCTCCAAGGAGAAGGGCGAGGGAGTAAAGCCACGGCAGGAGAAG AACCTGTCATTAGGTCCATGGGGAGACATGTGTGCCTGTGAGCAGAGTTCTGGCTGGACTGG CTTGGTGCAGCGGGGCAGACTGGAGAGTGAGGGAAATGTGGCCCCAGTGCGGATCAGCGAGAGGCTCCATCTGCAAGTGTACCAGCTGGTGCTGCCAGGCTTTGAACTGCTGCTGTGGCCCTGGCCTTCCTCTGAGGGCCCGAGTCTCACCCATCCCAGGCTGGACAAAGAGGCAGCTGTAGAAGTGGTGACAGAAGTGGGGTCTGCTGTTCAGCAGGAAGTGGCCTCCCACGGGGAGGATGCAGCAGAACCTTGCACAG ATCCTGGTTCCCACTCACCCCCTGGCATCCAAGCAGAGAGTATGGTGAGCCCTGGACTTAAGTTCCCAACCCAGGACCAACTTTCCAAGGATAGCCAGCCACTTGGCCCATTGCTTCAGGATGGCAACGTGGATGAGGAATACCCGCCCCAGGCACAGATGCCACCTGAACTTCAGAGCAACTCGGCTACCCAGCAGGACCCAGATGGCAGTGGAGCCAGTTTCTCATCTGCCAGGGGCACCCAGCTGCGTGGCTACCTGGTCAAGAAGTTACACAGCCCCAATGATCAGTGCCCACCCAGAGCAAAGGCCCCAGAGCCTGGAGCCCAGCAGCCTGGCTTCCCTACTCTCTCACGGAGCCCTCCTGGCCCAGCAGGAAGCTCCCCAAAGCAGGGGCGACGGTACCGGTGTGGAGAGTGTGGCAAGGCATTCCTGCAGCTGTGCCACCTAAAGAAGCACGCATTCGTGCACACAGGCCACAAGCCCTTTCTTTGCACTGAGTGTGGCAAGAGCTATAGCTCAGAGGAGAGCTTCAAAGCCCATGTGCTGGGCCACCGTGGGGTGCGGCCCTTCCCCTGCCCGCAATGCGACAAGGCCTATGGCACCCAGCGAGACCTTAAAGAGCACCAGGTGGTACATTCAGGTGCCCGGCCCTTTGCTTGTGACCAGTGTGGCAAGGCCTTTGCCCGCCGGCCCTCCCTGCGGCTGCATCGCAAGACCCACCAGGTGCCAACCGCCCCTGCCCCTTGCCCATGCCCTGTGTGTGGGCGACCCCTGGCCAACCAGGGCTCCCTGCGGAACCATATGAGGCTCCACACAGGAGAAAAGCCCTTCCTGTGCCCGCACTGTGGCCGGGCGTTCCGTCAGCGGGGCAACCTGCGTGGGCATTTGCGGCTCCACACCGGAGAGCGTCCTTATCGCTGCCCGCACTGTGCCGATGCCTTCCCCCAGCTGCCTGAACTGCGGCGCCATCTCATCTCCCACACCGGGGAGGCCCACTTGTGCCCCGTGTGTGGCAAGGCCCTCCGAGACCCACACACGCTCCGAGCTCACGAGCGCCTGCACTCTGGAGAGAGGCCCTTTCCCTGTCCCCAGTGTGGCCGTGCTTACACGCTGGCCACCAAGCTGCGGCGCCACCTCAAATCTCACTTGGAGGACAAGCCCTACCGCTGCCCCACCTGTGGCATGGGCTATACCCTCCCGCAGAGCCTCAGGCGGCACCAGCTCAGTCACCGGCCCGAGGCGCCCTGCAGCCTACCCTCTGTGCCTTCTGCTGCTTCTGAGCCCACCATGGTGCTCCTGCAGGCTGAGCCACAGCTGCTGGACACACACAGAGAGGAGGAAGTCTCCCCTGCCAGGGATGTTGTTGAGGTCACCATTTCAGAGAGCCAGGAGAAGTGCTTCATGGTGCCAGAGGAGCCGGGTGCCACCCCCAGCCTGGTGCTAATCCATAAGGACGTGGGCCTTGGCGCCTGGGCagaggtggtggaggtggagatggGCACCTGA
- the ZNF408 gene encoding zinc finger protein 408 isoform X3: protein MCACEQSSGWTGLVQRGRLESEGNVAPVRISERLHLQVYQLVLPGFELLLWPWPSSEGPSLTHPRLDKEAAVEVVTEVGSAVQQEVASHGEDAAEPCTDPGSHSPPGIQAESMVSPGLKFPTQDQLSKDSQPLGPLLQDGNVDEEYPPQAQMPPELQSNSATQQDPDGSGASFSSARGTQLRGYLVKKLHSPNDQCPPRAKAPEPGAQQPGFPTLSRSPPGPAGSSPKQGRRYRCGECGKAFLQLCHLKKHAFVHTGHKPFLCTECGKSYSSEESFKAHVLGHRGVRPFPCPQCDKAYGTQRDLKEHQVVHSGARPFACDQCGKAFARRPSLRLHRKTHQVPTAPAPCPCPVCGRPLANQGSLRNHMRLHTGEKPFLCPHCGRAFRQRGNLRGHLRLHTGERPYRCPHCADAFPQLPELRRHLISHTGEAHLCPVCGKALRDPHTLRAHERLHSGERPFPCPQCGRAYTLATKLRRHLKSHLEDKPYRCPTCGMGYTLPQSLRRHQLSHRPEAPCSLPSVPSAASEPTMVLLQAEPQLLDTHREEEVSPARDVVEVTISESQEKCFMVPEEPGATPSLVLIHKDVGLGAWAEVVEVEMGT from the exons ATGTGTGCCTGTGAGCAGAGTTCTGGCTGGACTGG CTTGGTGCAGCGGGGCAGACTGGAGAGTGAGGGAAATGTGGCCCCAGTGCGGATCAGCGAGAGGCTCCATCTGCAAGTGTACCAGCTGGTGCTGCCAGGCTTTGAACTGCTGCTGTGGCCCTGGCCTTCCTCTGAGGGCCCGAGTCTCACCCATCCCAGGCTGGACAAAGAGGCAGCTGTAGAAGTGGTGACAGAAGTGGGGTCTGCTGTTCAGCAGGAAGTGGCCTCCCACGGGGAGGATGCAGCAGAACCTTGCACAG ATCCTGGTTCCCACTCACCCCCTGGCATCCAAGCAGAGAGTATGGTGAGCCCTGGACTTAAGTTCCCAACCCAGGACCAACTTTCCAAGGATAGCCAGCCACTTGGCCCATTGCTTCAGGATGGCAACGTGGATGAGGAATACCCGCCCCAGGCACAGATGCCACCTGAACTTCAGAGCAACTCGGCTACCCAGCAGGACCCAGATGGCAGTGGAGCCAGTTTCTCATCTGCCAGGGGCACCCAGCTGCGTGGCTACCTGGTCAAGAAGTTACACAGCCCCAATGATCAGTGCCCACCCAGAGCAAAGGCCCCAGAGCCTGGAGCCCAGCAGCCTGGCTTCCCTACTCTCTCACGGAGCCCTCCTGGCCCAGCAGGAAGCTCCCCAAAGCAGGGGCGACGGTACCGGTGTGGAGAGTGTGGCAAGGCATTCCTGCAGCTGTGCCACCTAAAGAAGCACGCATTCGTGCACACAGGCCACAAGCCCTTTCTTTGCACTGAGTGTGGCAAGAGCTATAGCTCAGAGGAGAGCTTCAAAGCCCATGTGCTGGGCCACCGTGGGGTGCGGCCCTTCCCCTGCCCGCAATGCGACAAGGCCTATGGCACCCAGCGAGACCTTAAAGAGCACCAGGTGGTACATTCAGGTGCCCGGCCCTTTGCTTGTGACCAGTGTGGCAAGGCCTTTGCCCGCCGGCCCTCCCTGCGGCTGCATCGCAAGACCCACCAGGTGCCAACCGCCCCTGCCCCTTGCCCATGCCCTGTGTGTGGGCGACCCCTGGCCAACCAGGGCTCCCTGCGGAACCATATGAGGCTCCACACAGGAGAAAAGCCCTTCCTGTGCCCGCACTGTGGCCGGGCGTTCCGTCAGCGGGGCAACCTGCGTGGGCATTTGCGGCTCCACACCGGAGAGCGTCCTTATCGCTGCCCGCACTGTGCCGATGCCTTCCCCCAGCTGCCTGAACTGCGGCGCCATCTCATCTCCCACACCGGGGAGGCCCACTTGTGCCCCGTGTGTGGCAAGGCCCTCCGAGACCCACACACGCTCCGAGCTCACGAGCGCCTGCACTCTGGAGAGAGGCCCTTTCCCTGTCCCCAGTGTGGCCGTGCTTACACGCTGGCCACCAAGCTGCGGCGCCACCTCAAATCTCACTTGGAGGACAAGCCCTACCGCTGCCCCACCTGTGGCATGGGCTATACCCTCCCGCAGAGCCTCAGGCGGCACCAGCTCAGTCACCGGCCCGAGGCGCCCTGCAGCCTACCCTCTGTGCCTTCTGCTGCTTCTGAGCCCACCATGGTGCTCCTGCAGGCTGAGCCACAGCTGCTGGACACACACAGAGAGGAGGAAGTCTCCCCTGCCAGGGATGTTGTTGAGGTCACCATTTCAGAGAGCCAGGAGAAGTGCTTCATGGTGCCAGAGGAGCCGGGTGCCACCCCCAGCCTGGTGCTAATCCATAAGGACGTGGGCCTTGGCGCCTGGGCagaggtggtggaggtggagatggGCACCTGA